A window from Longimicrobiaceae bacterium encodes these proteins:
- a CDS encoding VOC family protein: MVENRSAALGTVFPTLVYDDVGTAIDWLCNTFGFRERYRYGPPGQPQGAMLTIGAGSVMLTAAREADPSGEWWG, encoded by the coding sequence ATGGTCGAGAACCGCTCCGCCGCGCTGGGCACCGTGTTCCCCACGCTCGTCTACGACGATGTGGGCACGGCGATCGACTGGCTGTGCAACACCTTCGGTTTCAGAGAGCGCTACCGCTACGGCCCGCCCGGGCAACCGCAGGGCGCGATGCTCACCATCGGCGCTGGGTCCGTGATGCTCACCGCCGCGCGCGAAGCCGATCCATCGGGCGAGTGGTGGGGC